A part of Streptococcus porcinus genomic DNA contains:
- a CDS encoding ACT domain-containing protein, which produces MKAIITVVGQDNRGIVAGVSGKIADLGLNIDDISQTVLNDYFTMMALVSSENKEDFTQLRKEFDAFGESLQVKINIQSTAIFDAMHNL; this is translated from the coding sequence ATGAAAGCTATTATTACAGTTGTCGGTCAGGATAACAGAGGTATTGTCGCCGGAGTTTCAGGAAAGATTGCAGACTTAGGACTAAATATTGACGATATTTCACAAACTGTATTAAATGATTATTTTACAATGATGGCTCTTGTGTCAAGTGAAAATAAGGAAGATTTTACTCAGTTACGTAAAGAGTTTGATGCTTTTGGGGAAAGCCTTCAGGTGAAGATTAATATCCAAAGTACAGCAATCTTTGATGCCATGCATAATCTATAA